A genome region from Calliopsis andreniformis isolate RMS-2024a chromosome 2, iyCalAndr_principal, whole genome shotgun sequence includes the following:
- the LOC143187424 gene encoding uncharacterized protein LOC143187424, with translation MKFCLPVVLGALLATLLPSTEYVTANNICPQENCFDSWEKCEDLIVGGTCPQSSDTCCSVVKSEYRTHCRHFGGECMSTCGQSLQHSVVDCPTDQVCCTLV, from the exons ATGAAGTTCTGCCTACCTGTTGTTCTCGGTGCCCTCTTGGCCACCCTGCTGCCTTCGACAG AGTACGTGACTGCGAATAATATCTGCCCACAAGAGAACTGCTTTGATTCTTGGGAAAAATGTGAAGACCTCATAGTTGGTGGAACGTGTCCACAATCAAGTGACACGTGCTGCAGTGTAG TGAAGTCAGAGTACAGAACACACTGTCGTCACTTTGGTGGCGAATGCATGAGCACCTGCGGTCAGAGTCTACAGCATTCGGTAGTGGATTGTCCAACCGACCAAGTCTGTTGCACGTTGGTCTAA